The Ictalurus furcatus strain D&B chromosome 5, Billie_1.0, whole genome shotgun sequence genome includes a region encoding these proteins:
- the nkx3-1 gene encoding homeobox protein Nkx-3.1, with product MASSNRQLTSFFIEDILSMREEKGEEKGEETRGSSAESQIDSRCCKDGGENQDALLIAALATRPASPVDSCTSERTNSLTEAATHADEPNHTHTLAQKQKRSRAAFTHLQVLELEKKFSRQRYLSAPERAHLASALRLTETQVKIWFQNRRYKTKRRQQLDCYRKSEGNAAVAAAATVDEDLLRASLLATMYTCYPYRLCVYDPHRHGAWRPTVW from the exons ATGGCGTCCTCCAACAGGCAGCTGACGTCCTTCTTCATTGAAGACATTCTGtccatgagagaagagaagggagaAGAGAAGGGAGAAGAGACGAGGGGAAGTTCAGCTGAAAGTCAGATCGACTCACGGTGCTGTAAAGACGGAGGAGAAAACCAGGACGCTCTCCTGATAGCCGCGCTAGCCACAAGACCTG CTTCACCCGTCGACTCGTGTACGTCGGAAAGGACAAACTCACTGACAGAAGCGGCGACACACGCAGACGAGCCGAACCACACGCACACTCTGGCTCAGAAGCAGAAGCGCTCGCGCGCCGCCTTCACGCACCTGCAGGTGCTCGAGCTGGAGAAGAAGTTCAGCCGCCAGCGCTACCTGTCCGCACCGGAGCGCGCGCACCTGGCCAGCGCGCTGCGCCTCACCGAGACCCAGGTGAAGATCTGGTTCCAGAACCGACGCTACAAAACCAAGCGGAGGCAGCAGCTGGATTGTTACCGGAAGTCGGAGGGGAACGCTGCCGTCGCAGCCGCCGCCACGGTGGACGAGGACTTGCTCAGAGCGTCACTGCTCGCCACGATGTACACGTGTTATCCGTATCGGCTGTGCGTGTACGATCCACACAGACACGGCGCGTGGAGGCCGACGGTGTGGTGA